CGTGACAGAATTAGGGTTGTGCGCTTGACATGCGGCCACGTCACTGACAAACAAAAAGATGTAGGCAAAAGAAGGCACCACTGCACTAGCAGCAGAGAAGCACTCTTGATTACTGAAGCAAGTAGCATGTgctgagaaaaaaaatcaagtttatgaataataattagataaaaatgcaatatatatttagaatatcaatactagccgcgcaaatatATGGGTCACTTCACTAGTTTTGTTTGATGCATGGTTCCCTTTTAAATTTGTGGTTTCATCAAAATCGTCATTACATAAGCGGTCCCTCATCTCAAGTGAAGTTCATACACTTTCACTTTTTAACAATGAACTGAAATTTGAAATCTCACACTACGAACATGTACATCGAGATTTTGTTCTTAACATCTTGCCcaactaaaataaaaaatactgaAAAATCTCCAGCGTAACTTCCATCAGCCTAGCTCCTCAGCAAACCAACAACACCATAGTTTTGGTGACCAATAGGAATAGGATGAACACATCAAATTTATTGCCTCAAATGGTGCACCTTTGGGATCCCATATGATCTTCACTGTTTATTCTTGGCATGTCAAATTCTTGAAGAAACCTGGTCTGGAACTGGTAAGAAATTTACCAAGTGGTTTTTATTCTAATTATTAAAACCTTGCACCGTACCACTTCCAACCGTTGATTCCATCTCTGTTTAATCCTGTCCCTCCGCTATGCGTAGACCACCACCGGGCTCCTCACCTGGTGCTCGTCGTTGTACCACACGACGGCCGCCGAGTGGACCtgaccctccgccgccggcgccacgccGGACACCGTCACGGTGAACGAGGCCTTCTGGTTCTGCGCGGTGAACTCCAGCTTGCTCGGCGAGACTTCGACGGCGAGGTCTTTGGCCGCCTCGGCAGACAGAAGGACCTTCGCGTCATACACGGCGCTGGCAGCTCCGACGTTGGTGACGGTACGCGGGAAGCGCACGGTGAAGTTTTTTCCCTGCTCGACGCGCGCCGCCATGGTCGGGTAGTTGAGGTCGCTGCCGGAGCTGCCGGCCGACCTCGAGACGTCGGCGCAGGATGTGGCGTTGGAGCCGGTGATGAGCGCGAGCTGCGTGGCGTTGTACCCCTGCGCGCACAGCATGGCCACGTAGTCGCCCTCCGACGCGTCGTACACGAGGCCCGGGtcgcgcgccgtcgccgggcTGAGCTGCCCGGCGCCGTACTTGAGAGCCGTCCAGCCGGAGTTGCCCGCCGAGTTCATCGGAGTGGCTGCGTCAGCAATTCAGCATCACACGGTGCGAAATTGTTTACCGAGCTGAGCAAATAATGGAAAAGTTGCGGAGCTCTACGCCAGACTGACCGGTGGTGATGAGAGCCGACATGATCATCGCCGGCGACCAGTCGCGGTGGAACGACTTGAcgtacgcggcggcgccgctcgtgTGCGGGCACGCCATGGACGTGCCGGAGATGATGTTGTACGGAGCCTTCCTGTTGTCCTTGGGGTTACCCGTCGGCGACGACAGCATCGTCCATGCGGCTATGATGTCGATCCCCGGCGCCGATAGATCAGGCTGCACAAGAACACACAaataaaaagttttgcaaaattTTCCCAATTTGACCGTGTCATTTCCAAGACCGGCAAAATAAAAGTTTTGCACAAGACCTTCAAGATCCCCGGGGTGATCAGGTTCGGCCCCGGAGAAGAGAACGAGGCGGCTACCGGAGCTTGGGGATTGCCCGTTGTCTCGGTTCTGCCAATGGTAGCCACAGGATTGCTACAAGGTAACCAAGCATCGTCAGACAAGCTGAAATTCAGCTGAGAAGCTGTGTGTGGTCAGTGACCTCACCTAGTGCTGTTGACGTACGCCATGATCTGGTCGAACTGGTCCCGAGTCACCGTGAGGCCGGGGAGCGGCAGCACGAAGGCGACGTCGGGTGCGCGGGTGAGGATGACGGCGCCTGCCGCATCGGCCGAGAGCGGGTCGACTGGATGGCCGATCTGGGCCGGCGGCAGGCAGAGGACGATCTTCCCTCTGTAGGAACCTCCGGTCAGGTCGTCTGGATCGCAAGACCTATAAAGGAACACGAGAATTTTTGTCAGGAATTTTGCCGGTATCTGTTCGATTCATACGAAATTTCTGCAAAATTTCGAATTCATGTGCCATAGAATGTTTTGTATTACCCGTTGGTGGGGAATGCAAGCGTAGCATTTGTTAGTGTTGGGAAGGTGTTGATGGAGGCTCCCTGTAAGAGATGAACAATGTAATGGTTGCCACGTGTAATCGGATATATTTGTATTCCTTTTTTTTAGACATATATTTGTGTTTCGGTGAAGAAAGATTGGTAGTAGGACAGAAAGAAGTTTAGTTCCAGCGCGAACCACAAAGGTATCACCGTTCCCGAGAACGATCGTGTCGGTGAACCGGCGATCGATGCTGCTCGCCGCCACCGACAGCATCCACGGCGCGACGTTGCAgacgcgcccgccgccggggagcCCCGAGTTGCCGGCGGACGTGGACGTGACCACCCCGCGCCGCACGGCGTGGAAGGAGCCGATGGCCGCCGCGTCCCTGAAGTACGGCGACGGCAGCGAGCCCCCGATGGAGAAGGAGATCACGTCCACGCCGTCGGCGATGGCGTCGTCGAATGCCGCGAGGatgtcggcgccgccgcagccgcccccTTCCCAGCACACCTTGTAGACGGCGAGCCTGGCGCCCGGCACGGCGCCgcgggcgacgccggcggccagGCCGTTGAAGCTGACGTTGCCGACTGGCCGCCCGGCCACCGTCGACGCCGTGTGGCTGCCGTGGCCCACGTCGTCGAGCGGCGACAGGCCATCGCTCGACCCTCTCCTGTAGGCGCGAGCTCCGATTACGCCTGCTAATGGCATTGAACCCACCCCAAATCCGCCCCTACCCATATTTCAAGAGCCTTAACTACCACCCGTCCCGACCCACCTCGTCGGCCCAatgccccaacccgccccaacccgaagTCACCATGGAAGATGATATGCGACTTACGTGCCGATCTACTACCATAGCACCTCAACCCGTCCCAACCCGTCTATGTCGtcaacccaacccgccccaacccatttcatagtgtcacccgtttccacccatccaatagtacccgtattaaaacccacccaaaaaaCCCATCAAACCCCGCCCCATTAGCAGGAGTAGCTCCGATGATCTTACTGCATTACGCCACGCGACATTCTTCAACGGTGAGCCATTCGTGTTACAAACTGATCGGTTCTTCCGTGACATTGAAGAAAAACCATGTCCATACTTGTTGCACGTGAAGTTCTGGCAGGCACCCTTCCACCTGCTCGGCGGCGGGCCGAAGCCGTCGTCGGAGAAGGACGGCGAGTCGGGCCATATGCCGGTGTCGAGCATGCCGACGATGACGTCTCCTTCCAGCGGTAGCTCTTCCTTGGGCGTTTGAGGGAAGCCCAAGAAGTCCCACGATCTTGTGGTCAACGGCTCATAGGTCCTGCTTGGGAAGACTGACACGACGCCATCCATGCCTAAACGTAAGCAGAAGAGAGTGTAAGAGCTAGGTTCAGGCATGTCTCTAGAACTCCTAGGTTTGGTCAAACAGAATTTGATGTGATCTGGTCGATGGAGCTTTCATATCCTTGTTGAATTAACCTGGCAGATGCCATTGGTTTTGAAATGGTGTGTTAGCTAGTCTCAATTCAACATCACTGAAGAAAGCAATAGATGTCCAGCCAAAATGAGAGAAAATGAAAAGAGtcgcttttcttttcttttcttttcacatACTAGATAGTTCATGTGCCTCCTGTTCGGTTAGCCTTGCTGCGAATCCATTTAAGCTTCTCTTGTAACTGCGGAGGATCCTATCTGAAGCAGAGCTGTAAAAgtaaaaaacaaataaataaaaagcgTTGGTTTCAGCTCCCTCCAATCTTTGTATCTTTAGGAGGAATGTTGAGTATTCTATCCTGCCTgcgatgagtgaattgtcaaccgtgcggtgtgatcgtgtgcatggtctttggattgcaggtacacgggcgtcgagtgtcgatggagagttgccgcggaggagctcaggccgggcggcagctgtggcgtccactcctggatcgagggcacaagcgacgacggaaggcgggtttcttggtttgcgccacaaaaccaaggaggcggacggcggttgaagacgccaagtcgtggaggcacgggcgtcggtctcgggattgacggaggcgacgggcgtcgacggcgtctagggcctcgctgcgggcgaggaggtgacgggcggcgtctagggccgtcagaaggccgaggcgggaacggcgtctagggccacggcatggaggcgggaatcttcccgcgcgtgtaGTTTTGGCAGTTTtatcaaaaccggccacctacccgggtttcgcggaccctccaaaaccgcgaaccggatcttcatggACGTGGTGGCATCGCAGTgtagacttcgagtcgaagaaataAACTCCACCGTCGattgagatcgtgtacagggttGCTGTAGATCCGAcaagtctgaccggtcccttggaCCGGTCTGGCCACAGCCAGGCGTTTTTAAGTCCCCCCTCACCTGGTCGTGGGGGTTGAGACTCTTGAGTCCTTTTTCTgttttctccttccccttccccgtgctctaggttagggccaaggtctccaacgcaaacgagggttagattatagctaatctctcaaatctagagggtggatgatggtgtggtaggctctagctttgtataggtgaatttcTCTGAGATTCATGAATGAAATTAGTTTGAGATTCacctttgtgtgctgagttctcgtcctccccttcctcccttgcgttttgggtttgaattctcctcttttggtgtgttttgtgtttggaggagacAATCCTTTGAATTCGTATTTCGATGAACTCTTTGAGACGATTCTAATCCATcaagcctagtgccaaaccccctggaatcgcgagttctcacgaattggagttttttacgttcttgagaaaaccccaatccactttgatcttccctcGAATTATTAAGAtcctttaatcttttgggagagatctcttggggacaTGTTCAGGGGACAGatgtgaaggtatcctccaagtttcgttggatttggacttcgtttgctcgagattcaacatttgaagctttgtttgcgggctgtctgggagcaaccggtctgatAACGTCCactccagcccgaccggtctgaccagtcggagcgagcggtcagaccggtctgaaccaGTGAAACTGCTGTTTGGAGGGTTTCTCGCTATTGCTTCCATTTCGCTTCCTAGGGCGTTTTGTTtagagatagctagtccatagctactCTCTCATATCCTAAGTTTgagggtttgtggtgatttctgggatataggccgatagatcgatttcgaaagaaattttgatctgcTCCCACGGGACAGatgtgaaggtatcctccaagtttcgatggatttggacttcgtttgctcgagattcaacatttgaagctttgtttgcgggctgtctgggagcaaccggtctgaccggtcgatgaAACCGGTCTGATAACGTCCactccagcccgaccggtctgaccggtcggagcgagcggtcagaccggtctgaaccaGTGAAACTGCTGTTTGGAGGGTTTCTcgctattgcttttgtttcgCTTCCTAGGGCGTTTTGCTTAGAGATAGTTAGTCCATAGCTACTCTCTCATATCCTAGGTTTgagggtttgtggtgattttcgggatataggccgacggatcgatttcgagagaaattttgatcggctcccattcaccccccctctggtcaccagtttcggtccctcaattggtatcagagcttggttgaggttttcagtaccttaaccagttcgaaaaccacttggcgaccatggcgagtcttggtaagatcacagtgttttccggcgaggactatgcttattgaaaggttcgcatgcgtgccttcttgcagagcatgggagccgaggtttcggagatcaccaagaaccaggcttacgaggtgcttgccattcggaccacacctctttAGGTGTCCAAGCACGAGgccaacgccaaggctgtcaatgccttgttcgctggcatttctcatgcggagttctcacgcgtccagggttttcaggaagcccacaaggtttggacgtgtcttgagaactaccatgagggcacacctcaggtcaaggccagactgttcgagactcaccgtcGTGAATATGAAAATTTCACAcaagggccgggtgagagcattggcaacatgttcagtcggtttcaatcgattgtgaacaaagtcaatgcgaacagatctgctgatgcccttgagtacacgaagcatgagaaggctctcaagttgctctacgcacttgaccgctctgtgtgagatctcaaggtgaacacgatcatcgagtctgcaggctatgagactctgaccgtgaatgatcttttcagcaagctcaaggccacggaggtggataaccagacacgagccaagctcaatggtgcccctccttccaagagcatcgctcttgtgactggcccaggtggatcgagctctaacgctaactctgctcttggcttttctcttgcctctctgccctctgttacagatgagcagctagagacgctgagcgacgacgacttgtgccttctcatcagcaagttccagcgtgtctaccacaaccgGCAGAGgcggaagaaccccgggtgctaccactgcggcgatctgaaccacttcatcgctgagtgccccaagaagtccggcggtggccagaacaacaaccccgactactaccgccacagcgaccgcgacgagggaggctccaacaaggagcgtcggcgccacaagcaccgcagtcgtgaccggggaggactcttcgacaaggagtcgctcaagaagtgcttccagtacaaggccaagaagcgggagaaggctttcctggcgcagctcagcgacctcgacaagagctccgacaccgaccgttcttcttcaccgacctctgacgacgacgacaagaagaagaagaagaagcgggacaaggatgccaccggcttcatcggccttcgcttggcggccggtcggcgcaagggtttctgcaccatggtgGGTGAAGCCAATGGTGGTCGTGCGTCTCTagttggacatgctacaccgacgcacgccgactcttctcctggatccgagagtgattcagaggtaaactccacctTCGACCTccttgatactgaggttagggagttgtacgccgctctcgacaaccagaagaggctgcttaaggaagcagctagagagcgtagaaagcttagggctgagctggcttgtgctagggagaaatctagtgaggacgagtgcgctggctgcatatctcacatgaatgatcttgttgctctccgtgccaagcatgatgagaacgtcgcgaacttggATATTGCCAAGAcctcgctttctgacgtgtctcacgagctagccaaggccaagcatgagcttgaactggttaaggacgctcccattgttagtgatgtgcttgaatgggatgagtgtcctatctttaagtctgatctagcttctttgcagtctatGTTTgccactgttgtttgtgaactagaggagcttagatctatgCTATTCTGCTTGGTgcctgtaagctttgtcccacgcttaggtcggagctagatgagaagaacgccttgattaagtctttggggaagactaaggtcggggagtctagcccacctattgattgtcatgtttgccctggtttgatctctgatttggataatcttgcggtagagaaagccaacttggagaatgagaatacctatcttagagcgattctgagttgggtttctagcagtgagccgcagttggacatgatgatcaagcagtttaagcatggtgatggttttggggtcggttacacatacacgaagtcagactttgacaagctgtatggtaagatcggcaaggctgctggagctccaagtgttctaaacactgctagcacgagcacgcagcctttgcttgttgaccccgtggatggtgtgcttaaggaaccatcaaaagcacctccacagaagcaggtttgggttccaaagcccaatgagctgaggaatcccctcgatacgccCCCTGCTGCCAcaacccaggttgcccagaagaagggggctgctcctccccatccGCAGGCAAGGCCTCcgcctcccaagagagaggtgaggtaccactgcgagtactgtgacagagaaggtcacctggaggagttttgcttcaggaggaagcgggctgtgaggcgtgagcaggagagacgcaactcggacatgtactctgctcgggtgcatggtcctcctcggcgtggtggtaggcaagatgctagggcgcgccgtgtaggtggaggatagggagacggtggtgtttACCGTGCttcagcgggtggtcgcttttaccggtcgtgctcctggtcgtcctcagtacggctatggagtacgggaccgaggctttggaggaggttacgatgcaccacgctttcctcgcggtggtggtcgtcagcctcgcggtagacgggacaggggacaCATTTTTTatcttgctaacccttctgtagagcaaatgtcTCGACACTGGTtcacttctcactttgctaaccccggtgttgagacatttgcttaCTCTTTATCTCACCattgatgtgcaggttggaggcttggagaatagGTGGATCATGGATTCCGGTTGTTCgtgccatatgaccgggaatgacaaatggttctccagcctcaccccaacgcgccacaaagaatacatcatatttggggataatggtaagggcaaggtacgtggtgttggcgctgttagagtttctgatcgcttcaccctgagagaggttgctttggtttcaaatcttggctttaatttgctctctgtttcgcaacttcttgatgaagGGTTTGAAGTTTGCTTCAAGGAGGgatgttcgcgtgttttggattccagaggagacctggtttgccggattgttcctcgtgaccgagttttcttggtcgatttctctggaactccttttggcccttcttgttgcttgttggctggtccttcttctgatctgtggaagtggcataggagacttggacatttgagcttcgacttgttgtctagacttagctcacttggcctaatccgaggattgcccaaattgaagtttgaaaaggaccttgtttgccatccgtgtcgccacgggaagatgattgctacttctcatccgcctgttaatcaggtgatgaccactcaccctggagagttgctacacatggacacagttggtccttctagggtgatgtcagttggtgggaagtggtacgttcttgtgattgtggacgatttttctcgctattcttgggtctttttcatgagaaccaaggatgaggcttccgtgtttgttcgagacttgatcttgaggttgaaaaatgagctaccccaggccatgcgagcgattcgcagtgataatggcacagaattcaaaaacgctcgttttgacaccttttgcagtgatcaagagcttgaacaccagtattcttctccctacactccacagcagaatggagttgtagaacggaagaatcggacgctggttgagatggcgaggacgatgctcgacgagcataggactcctcaaaagtactgggctgaggcggtcaataccgcttgttatgtgtccaaccgcattttcttgcgtgctttcatgcactagacttcttatgagttgcgatttggacgccagccccgtgttgaccatctcagagttttcagttgctggtgttttgtgctgaaagaaggaaatcttgataagtttgagtctcgctcgtctgacggtatcTTTCTCGGTTATGCATCTCATTCCAGAGCATACCATGTGTTGCTTATTGATTCTAACATCGTCAGGGAGACTTGTGAattcactttcgacgagactgcaccgtgcaatgcttctgtctttgaagttgcaggagaagatgagctcggcacctccatctttgaacatgaggaggaagaagctgcggagggtgatgtTGAGGCTActacgcgtgctgtggacccagtcgccactgccacgagctcggacgatgatgacggccccgatcctactacgtctacttcccgggggccagtcgagcaggtgactcagccttcaccagctgcacctgaggaggaaccagctttggttgaggaggaggcaacttcgacaagggaagcaccgtgacacattcagcgtcgtcacccacctcaacagatgctaggtgacctcaacgagagAGTCAaacggtccaaggtaacaagtatcgctggttttgctcattcagcgtttgttgcctcttttgagctcaaagatattggacacgctctttctaattctaattgggtcaatgccatgcatgaggaactcaaaatttttgaaagaaaccaagtttgggttttagtcgagcctccacctgcttgtaatcccatcggaacgaagtgggttttcaaaaacaagcagggtgaggatgggttggttgttcgaaacaagactcgtcttgttgcccaggggttttgacAAAAAGGGATTGATTTtaaggaaacttttgcccctgttgctcgtttggaagcgattcggatttttcttgcatttcctgcttctaagggttttaaagttttctaaatggacgttaaatctgccttcttaaatggttttatcgaagaagaggtttatgtaaaACAACCctctggtttcgaaaatcccaagtttccaaaccgtgtttataaacttcagaaaacactttatggtttgaaacatacacctagagcttggtatgatagactgaaaatatttttgctggctcagggttttaaaatgggatgcgtggataaaactttattcctcatgcggtctggcaatgactttctattagttcagatatacgtggatgatattatctttggtggctcttctcacgctcttgtctccaagttttctgagcagatgtccagggagttcgagatgagcatgatgggtgagctgtcgttcttcctcgggctgcagatcaagcaaactcctcagggcacgttcaTCCATCAAGCgaagtacaccaaggacttgctgcggaagttcgacatgagtgacttgtctcctcagccgactccgatcagcacatcgacggcgcttgatgaggacttggacggtgaggcggttgaccagaaggagtacaggagcatgatcggctctctcctgtacctgacggcgacgcggccggacattcagttcggcgtcgggctttgtgcgcggtaccaggcttctccgcgcacctcccacaggccgGTGGtaaaacgcatcttcaggtatctgaaattcacccctgaatttggtttTTGGTACTCtacggattcttctctggttttggtgggcttttctgatgccgatttcggtgggtgtcggttggatcgcaagtcgacatccggcacttgtcaatttctcggtacatctttggctagcgtagcgctttcttccacagaagctgagtatgttgccgttgctagctgttgctcccagatcctatggatgaaacaaaccttgcaggattatggactgagttatgatagggttcccattttcatagacaacatgtccgcgattagcattgcaaagaacactgtcctacactccagaaccaaacacatagatatccggttccacttcctgcgagataatcatgagagaggccacatagacttgatccatgtcccttcagagaggcaaaccgcagatatcctaaccaaatctcttgagcagaacacttttgctcgcttgcgaggggagcttggggtttgttactccttttgatcactgacttttctttggttagctttgtaggttttatttgcttctctttgttttataggtttggtagttgcattatgcatatgcattgtacatatttgcattttgcattgcctcacttgcactagcattcttgtatacattgatatgatcttctagtgcctgctagtgtgagttgataaatttgatcatgtatagcttgctccactgtgtatatgacatcatctgagttaagctattttgatttgaaaatctgaaaacatgatcaccctgtcttggctactagcatgttagggcgtgttgatatgctttgctatcttattcatgctagtgtagcctttcgtacagcaattcatacttgaaatgatctaaatttgataaaatttcttgaactgttcttgaaatggattgaaaagatccaggtgggattgcttgtcgcactgatcgaattttcgggacggctcactttgcacttgtgagaacccgggcaatgctgtgcatgactgaaatgggtgtcttaagcttctgattgtctttggcatagccttggtctcgttgctaagtaaagcatgacaagctttcaacccctggcattaagaattgcttgatataatttgattgaaaaatgaatgtttgcaacatgttttggctggtttggctcacctgtatgagtatgattagcactgcttttctttccctacttgttagtgctagatcatgagtgatgcttttatttctcctaaactgaacatGCCTAGCTCTatactgatttgatataccctgttgagctagatacagatcttgtttatggatgcacacgtgcttgcgactagatgttgctcataccCTGTTGAACTAGATGtaggtctcgggactgacggaggcgacgggcatcgacggcgtctagggcctcgctgcgggcgaggagg
This portion of the Panicum virgatum strain AP13 chromosome 2N, P.virgatum_v5, whole genome shotgun sequence genome encodes:
- the LOC120662327 gene encoding subtilisin-like protease SBT4.9; the protein is MANKGFAVPVAAVGALPSATVGKVFAVCLRFFAVCLGHTVNSFTSCTHLASPDLSESEDGVSDVEFAHHDLLNQVLDDSSSASDRILRSYKRSLNGFAARLTEQEAHELSSMDGVVSVFPSRTYEPLTTRSWDFLGFPQTPKEELPLEGDVIVGMLDTGIWPDSPSFSDDGFGPPPSRWKGACQNFTCNNKIIGATPANGAGGSSDGLSPLDDVGHGSHTASTVAGRPVGNVSFNGLAAGVARGAVPGARLAVYKVCWEGGGCGGADILAAFDDAIADGVDVISFSIGGSLPSPYFRDAAAIGSFHAVRRGVVTSTSAGNSGLPGGGRVCNVAPWMLSVAASSIDRRFTDTIVLGNGDTFVGASINTFPTLTNATLAFPTNGSCDPDDLTGGSYRGKIVLCLPPAQIGHPVDPLSADAAGAVILTRAPDVAFVLPLPGLTVTRDQFDQIMAYVNSTSNPVATIGRTETTGNPQAPVAASFSSPGPNLITPGILKPDLSAPGIDIIAAWTMLSSPTGNPKDNRKAPYNIISGTSMACPHTSGAAAYVKSFHRDWSPAMIMSALITTATPMNSAGNSGWTALKYGAGQLSPATARDPGLVYDASEGDYVAMLCAQGYNATQLALITGSNATSCADVSRSAGSSGSDLNYPTMAARVEQGKNFTVRFPRTVTNVGAASAVYDAKVLLSAEAAKDLAVEVSPSKLEFTAQNQKASFTVTVSGVAPAAEGQVHSAAVVWYNDEHQVRSPVVVYA